In Helianthus annuus cultivar XRQ/B chromosome 8, HanXRQr2.0-SUNRISE, whole genome shotgun sequence, a single genomic region encodes these proteins:
- the LOC110885810 gene encoding filament-like plant protein — MESSTLVSSHIADEKESLTKPLDHSQSPEVTSKASIPNSEVNDCLKSLTEKLSAALVNVGAKEDLVKQHAKVAEEAVAGWEKAENEVTRLRQQLEAVVQQNVALEARTNHLDAALKECVKQLRISKEEQEQRVNEIVEQKKHEWESTKETQISNLHAKLHAVKLEPPPAVDSKIVLKLENLEKENSTLKSELNVQSEELEIRTIERDLSTQAAETASKQQLESIKKVAKLEAECKRLQSLTRRSSCINDNHKAVSVSSFYVDSLTDSQSVDSFKMNNLESNETDSWALALMAELDQFKSGKCVAKNVISCSEINNIMDDFLEMERIASLSDGQIETSRCNSETEDSSIKTELEVMSQRVYELENTLNSTKESLAFSSAQLAYTKSQMVELQKELTEVNKSKELLESRLVKLESDARIMSTEVDSIKADVEKERHFSSEMKLRCEGLEKELVEKTEEIRLQMAVNSSVELKVKRDLEVVAADRLSECQKTISSLARQLESLATLEDFLIDTANLPGSSVSKTSGELWKLHSNDTFMPKKILMPTKQAKNNCSLALNGDDDYSPSSSSSSSSSAVSLNHFGIRSESKNGFEKLFFRSKNGIQGDSC; from the exons ATGGAAAGTTCTACATTAGTATCTTCACATATTGCGGATGAAAAG GAGAGTTTAACGAAACCACTGGATCATTCACAATCACCTGAAGTCACCTCAAAAGCGTCTATCCCAAACTCGGAGGTTAATGACTGTCTTAAGAGCCTAACAGAAAAGTTATCAGCGGCTCTTGTCAACGTTGGTGCTAAAGAAGATTTGGTTAAGCAACATGCTAAAGTTGCAGAAGAAGCCGTAGCAG GTTGGGAAAAGGCAGAAAACGAAGTTACAAGATTAAGACAACAACTCGAAGCAGTCGTGCAGCAGAATGTGGCTCTTGAGGCTAGAACCAACCATCTGGATGCTGCTCTTAAGGAGTGTGTCAAACAATTAAGGATATCAAAAGAGGAACAAGAACAAAGAGTTAACGAGATTGTAGAACAGAAAAAACATGAATGGGAATCGACTAAAGAAACACAGATTTCTAATCTGCACGCAAAGTTGCATGCCGTTAAACTCGAACCCCCTCCAGCTGTTGATTCAAAAATCGTTTTAAAACTTGAGAATCTCGAGAAAGAAAACTCGACCCTTAAGTCTGAGCTTAATGTCCAATCAGAAGAGTTAGAGATCCGGACCATTGAGCGTGATTTGAGCACTCAAGCAGCAGAAACCGCGAGTAAACAACAGTTAGAGAGCATAAAGAAAGTGGCGAAACTTGAAGCAGAGTGCAAAAGGCTGCAATCATTGACCCGTAGATCGTCTTGCATAAATGATAATCACAAAGCTGTTTCGGTTTCTTCATTTTATGTTGATTCTCTCACAGACAGTCAATCAGTTGACTCGTTTAAGATGAACAATTTGGAGTCTAATGAAACCGATTCTTGGGCACTGGCACTCATGGCTGAGCTTGATCAGTTCAAAAGTGGGAAATGTGTGGCGAAAAATGTGATATCTTGTTCCGAAATTAATAATATTATGGACGATTTCTTGGAAATGGAGAGAATTGCTTCGTTATCTGACGGTCAGATTGAAACCTCTCGTTGTAACTCTGAAACTGAAGATAGTTCCATCAAAACCGAGCTTGAAGTAATGAGCCAGCGCGTATACGAGCTGGAAAACACTCTAAATTCAACCAAGGAATCTCTTGCCTTCTCGAGTGCTCAGCTTGCTTATACCAAAAGTCAAATGGTTGAGCTTCAAAAGGAGTTGACTGAGGTCAATAAGTCAAAGGAGTTGCTTGAGTCTCGGCTTGTTAAATTGGAATCAGACGCCCGAATCATGTCAACCGAAGTTGATTCGATTAAGGCGGATGTTGAAAAGGAAAGACATTTCTCATCTGAAATGAAACTTAGATGTGAGGGTTTGGAGAAAGAACTTGTGGAAAAAACAGAGGAAATTCGGCTTCAAATGGCTGTTAATTCAAGCGTTGAACTAAAAGTCAAAAGG GATCTAGAGGTGGTAGCAGCCGACAGACTATCTGAGTGCCAAAAAACAATATCATCACTTGCTAGACAGTTGGAATCTTTAGCAACACTAGAAGACTTCCTGATCGACACTGCGAATCTACCTGGATCATCTGTTTCAAAAACTAGTGGCGAGCTATGGAAGTTGCATTCAAACGATACATTTATGCCTAAAAAGATTCTAATGCCTACAAAGCAAGCCAAAAACAACTGCAGTTTAGcattgaatggtgatgatgattacTCACCATCTTCATcgtcttcatcatcttcatctgcTGTTTCGTTAAACCATTTTGGCATTCGTTCTGAAAGTAAGAACGGGTTTGAAAAGCTGTTTTTTAGGAGTAAGAATGGGATTCAAGGTGACAGTTGTTAG